A window of the Nycticebus coucang isolate mNycCou1 chromosome 3, mNycCou1.pri, whole genome shotgun sequence genome harbors these coding sequences:
- the NFYB gene encoding nuclear transcription factor Y subunit beta isoform X1: MTMDGDSSTTDASQLGISADYIGGSHYVIQPHDDTEDSMNDHEDTNGSKESFREQDIYLPIANVARIMKNAIPQTGKIAKDAKECVQECVSEFISFITSEASERCHQEKRKTINGEDILFAMSTLGFDSYVEPLKLYLQKFREAMKGEKGIGGAVTATDGLSEELTEEAFTNQLPAGLIATDGQQQNVMVYTTSYQQISGVQQIQFS; encoded by the exons ATGGATGGTGACAGTTCTACAACAGATGCTTCTCAACTAGGAATCTCTGCAGATTATATTGGAGGAAGTCATTACGTTATACAGCCTCATGATG atacTGAGGACAGCATGAATGATCATGAAGACACAAATGGTTCAAAAGAAAGTTTCAGAGAACAAGATATATACCTTCCGATCGCAAATGTGGCTAGGATAATGAAAAATGCCATACCTCAAACGGGAAAG ATTGCAAAAGATGCCAAAGAATGTGTTCAAGAGTGTGTGAGTGAGTTCATCAGCTTTATAACATCGGAAGCAAGTGAAAGATGCCATCAAGAGAAACGGAAAACAATCAATGGGGAGGATATTCTCTTTGCCATGTCTACCTTAGGCTTCGACAGTTATGTGGAACCTCTGAAATTATACCTTCAGAAATTCAGAGAG gctatgaaaggagagaagggaattgGTGGAGCAGTTACAGCTACGGATGGACTAAGTGAAGAACTCACAGAAGAGGCATTTA CTAACCAGTTACCAGCTGGCTTAATAGCCACAGATGGTCAGCAACAAAATGTTATGGTTTACACAACATCATATCAACAG ATTTCTGGTGTTCAACAAATTCAATTTTCATGA
- the NFYB gene encoding nuclear transcription factor Y subunit beta isoform X2, producing the protein MDGDSSTTDASQLGISADYIGGSHYVIQPHDDTEDSMNDHEDTNGSKESFREQDIYLPIANVARIMKNAIPQTGKIAKDAKECVQECVSEFISFITSEASERCHQEKRKTINGEDILFAMSTLGFDSYVEPLKLYLQKFREAMKGEKGIGGAVTATDGLSEELTEEAFTNQLPAGLIATDGQQQNVMVYTTSYQQISGVQQIQFS; encoded by the exons ATGGATGGTGACAGTTCTACAACAGATGCTTCTCAACTAGGAATCTCTGCAGATTATATTGGAGGAAGTCATTACGTTATACAGCCTCATGATG atacTGAGGACAGCATGAATGATCATGAAGACACAAATGGTTCAAAAGAAAGTTTCAGAGAACAAGATATATACCTTCCGATCGCAAATGTGGCTAGGATAATGAAAAATGCCATACCTCAAACGGGAAAG ATTGCAAAAGATGCCAAAGAATGTGTTCAAGAGTGTGTGAGTGAGTTCATCAGCTTTATAACATCGGAAGCAAGTGAAAGATGCCATCAAGAGAAACGGAAAACAATCAATGGGGAGGATATTCTCTTTGCCATGTCTACCTTAGGCTTCGACAGTTATGTGGAACCTCTGAAATTATACCTTCAGAAATTCAGAGAG gctatgaaaggagagaagggaattgGTGGAGCAGTTACAGCTACGGATGGACTAAGTGAAGAACTCACAGAAGAGGCATTTA CTAACCAGTTACCAGCTGGCTTAATAGCCACAGATGGTCAGCAACAAAATGTTATGGTTTACACAACATCATATCAACAG ATTTCTGGTGTTCAACAAATTCAATTTTCATGA